Proteins from a genomic interval of Calypte anna isolate BGI_N300 chromosome 6, bCalAnn1_v1.p, whole genome shotgun sequence:
- the PRLHR gene encoding prolactin-releasing peptide receptor, whose product MVASGQPVIHSLSTLIEHGSQRGSCFTQLTADNQRREMMNSDNLTSQSFLSAIHSNASNLFSGLQFVQSFKPLIIPCYSLVVFIGVIGNYLLIYVICKTKKMHNVTNFLVGNLAFSDMLMCATCVPLTLAYAFEPRGWVYGRFMCYFVFLMQPVTVFVSVFTLTVIAVDRYYAMVYPFRRRLTIPICAYILAAIWLLSCTLAAPALVHTYHAEFPELDFSICEEFWFHMKRDRLAYAYSTLIITYVLPLAVISLSYLRISVKLKNRVVPGNVTQGQAEWDRARRRKTFRLLVLVVAAFGVCWLPLHIFNMIKDIDISLIDKQYFNFIQLLCHWFAMMSACTNAFLYAWLHDSFRGELKKMFAWRKKKIGPATNCIMASVVL is encoded by the coding sequence ATGGTAGCCTCTGGACAGCCAGTAATCCATTCATTATCCACACTGATTGAGCACGGCAGTCAGCGTGGTAGCTGTTTCACTCAGCTGACAGCAGACAACCAAAGGAGGGAAATGATGAATTCGGACAATTTAACATCCCAAAGCTTCCTCTCTGCCATTCACAGCAACGCCAGCAATTTATTCTCAGGGCTCCAGTTTGTTCAGTCCTTCAAGCCCCTCATCATCCCCTGCTACTCACTGGTGGTTTTTATTGGCGTCATCGGGAATTACCTTCTCATCTATGTCATCTGCAAGACCAAAAAAATGCACAATGTCACCAACTTTCTGGTAGGCAACCTGGCTTTCTCAGACATGCTCATGTGTGCCACCTGCGTGCCCCTGACACTGGCTTATGCCTTTGAGCCCAGAGGATGGGTTTACGGGAGGTTCATGTGctactttgttttcctgatgcAACCGGTCACTGTCTTTGTGTCTGTCTTCACCTTGACCGTGATAGCCGTGGACAGGTACTATGCCATGGTGTACCCCTTCCGTAGGAGGCTCACAATCCCCATTTGTGCTTATATCCTGGCTGCTATTTGGCTGCTGAGCTGTACCTTGGCTGCCCCAGCCTTGGTCCACACTTACCACGCCGAGTTCCCGGAACTGGACTTCTCCATCTGCGAGGAGTTTTGGTTCCACATGAAAAGAGATCGTTTAGCTTATGCTTACAGCACTCTCATCATCACCTATGTGCTGCCCTTGGCTGTCATCTCCCTGTCCTACCTGAGAATCTCAGTCAAGCTGAAAAACCGTGTGGTCCCAGGCAATGTCACCCAGGGTCAAGCTGAGTGGGACAgagcaaggaggagaaagacCTTTCGCTTGCTGGTCTTAGTGGTGGCAGCCTTTGGAGTCTGCTGGCTGCCTCTGCACATCTTCAACATGATAAAGGACATAGACATCAGCTTGATTGACAAGCAGTACTTCAACTTTATCCAGCTGCTGTGCCACTGGTTTGCAATGATGTCTGCTTGCACCAATGCCTTCCTCTATGCCTGGCTCCATGACAGCTTCAGGGGagagctgaagaaaatgtttgcctggagaaagaagaagatTGGACCCGCTACAAACTGCATTATGGCCAGCGTGGTGCTGTGA